Proteins found in one Candidatus Nomurabacteria bacterium genomic segment:
- a CDS encoding alanine--tRNA ligase, which produces MTAQHIRKAYLEYAKQNGHTIIPRASLVPQNDPTTLFTGSGMQPLLPYLLGEQHPSGTRVVDSQPCFRSEDIEEVGDNRHTTFFEMLGNWSFGDYFKQDQLTWYFAFLVDIVGLDPNKLYVTAFIGDSAAGVPKDSESAELWVELFKSKDITANIADIGSEEDGYKRGIKQNERIFYYDAKKNWWSRAGVPANMPAGEPGGPDSEVFYEFSHIQHDTSYGEHCHPNCDCGRFMEIGNSVFMQYIKNDDGSFSELPKANVDFGGGLERVAAASEGSGDMFKISLLWPIIQKLEQLSGKKYEQHSTAMRVIADHLRAATFLAVDGVVPSNKTQGYVIRRFLRRAIRYAFELGIEQNFLEQVVPTIADLYHDDYPEVAQNREQIIAVLAREEKVFRQTLRSGVREFGKLTSGGLLTGAIIFKLYDTYGFPVELTKEEAFKQDVAVALDATEEFDRFMAEQKARSQTAAKGVFKGGLADHSEITTKYHTATHLMYKALRIVLGDHVVQRGSNITAERLRFDFSHDQKVTPEQITQIEAIVNEQIKKDWPMSWREESTKEALANGVMGAFGDKYGKTVKVYTVGDPDGDNYSREICGGPHVTHTGKLADDGKVFKITKEQASSAGVRRIKAILM; this is translated from the coding sequence ATGACAGCACAACACATTAGAAAAGCCTACTTAGAGTATGCCAAGCAAAATGGACACACCATAATTCCACGGGCAAGTTTAGTACCACAAAATGACCCAACCACTCTGTTTACAGGGAGTGGGATGCAGCCATTACTACCATACTTACTTGGCGAGCAACATCCTAGTGGTACCAGAGTCGTCGATAGCCAACCATGTTTTAGATCAGAAGACATAGAAGAAGTCGGCGATAACCGCCACACTACATTTTTTGAAATGCTCGGCAACTGGAGCTTTGGTGATTACTTTAAGCAAGACCAACTCACCTGGTATTTTGCATTTTTAGTAGATATTGTTGGCCTAGACCCAAATAAACTGTACGTTACAGCGTTTATAGGCGACAGCGCAGCAGGTGTTCCAAAAGATTCAGAATCGGCCGAGCTGTGGGTAGAACTATTTAAAAGTAAAGATATTACGGCAAATATTGCAGATATTGGTTCTGAAGAAGACGGTTACAAGCGCGGCATAAAACAAAATGAAAGAATCTTTTACTATGATGCAAAAAAGAACTGGTGGAGCCGGGCTGGTGTACCTGCAAACATGCCTGCCGGTGAGCCGGGGGGCCCAGACAGCGAAGTATTTTATGAATTTAGCCACATACAACATGACACGTCGTATGGTGAGCACTGCCATCCTAATTGCGATTGTGGTAGGTTTATGGAAATTGGTAACTCTGTATTTATGCAGTACATCAAAAATGACGATGGCAGTTTTAGCGAACTACCAAAAGCTAACGTAGATTTTGGTGGTGGTTTAGAGCGAGTGGCTGCTGCTTCTGAAGGCAGCGGAGATATGTTTAAAATAAGTTTGCTGTGGCCAATTATACAAAAGCTAGAACAGCTAAGTGGCAAAAAGTACGAACAACACAGTACCGCCATGCGCGTGATTGCTGATCACTTACGTGCGGCAACCTTTTTAGCAGTAGACGGGGTAGTGCCAAGCAATAAAACTCAAGGCTACGTGATACGCCGTTTTTTGCGTAGAGCCATCCGCTACGCCTTCGAACTTGGCATAGAGCAAAACTTTTTAGAGCAAGTTGTACCAACCATTGCCGATTTATACCACGACGATTACCCAGAAGTCGCCCAAAATCGCGAACAAATAATTGCAGTGTTAGCACGTGAAGAAAAGGTATTCCGCCAAACGCTCCGCAGTGGGGTAAGAGAATTCGGCAAACTAACGAGCGGTGGCTTATTAACAGGTGCGATTATATTCAAGCTATACGACACATATGGCTTTCCGGTAGAACTCACCAAAGAAGAAGCTTTTAAGCAAGATGTCGCGGTTGCGCTTGATGCCACAGAAGAATTTGATAGATTTATGGCAGAACAAAAAGCTCGTAGCCAAACTGCTGCGAAAGGTGTCTTTAAAGGTGGTTTGGCTGACCACTCAGAAATTACAACAAAATACCACACAGCCACACACCTCATGTATAAGGCTTTGCGTATTGTGTTGGGTGACCACGTAGTGCAACGTGGTAGCAATATCACTGCCGAACGTTTACGTTTTGACTTTAGCCACGATCAAAAAGTAACTCCAGAACAAATTACACAAATAGAAGCAATCGTGAACGAACAAATCAAAAAAGATTGGCCAATGTCATGGCGCGAAGAATCAACCAAAGAAGCACTTGCGAATGGTGTGATGGGTGCATTTGGTGATAAATACGGCAAAACGGTAAAGGTCTATACTGTTGGTGACCCAGATGGCGATAATTACTCACGCGAAATTTGCGGTGGCCCACACGTGACGCATACCGGCAAATTAGCAGATGATGGTAAAGTGTTTAAAATCACCAAAGAACAAGCAAGTTCTGCCGGTGTTCGCCGTATAAAAGCCATACTTATGTAA
- the cls gene encoding cardiolipin synthase, with product MQTEIASLLTLIAVLIIDIGVRVFALGVIPNNRKPSEATAWLLAVFFFPLLGILIFLVFGHSKLSKKRRAKQLSINNLIYKNTLNKVAIAEENSPPNWFMSIATLNSNLGAMPLVGGNDVGLIQNYKQSLKDMVTAIDAAKKYVHVEFYIMSVDNTTKDFFDSLRRAQERGVVVRVMFDHIGSLQYPGYKDMLSFFDQHDINYQLMLPIKPLQGKVQRPDLRNHRKILVVDGVVGFMGSQNIIDSSYNKKKNIKRGLHWLELMVRVVGPVVYELDAIFAGDWYAETDELLKTHIVSIGNPVVDKGNIDCQVVPSGPGFEGENNLKLFTSLIYAAQQKIIIASPYFVPDESMLTAITTAVQRGIHVELYVSEIGDQLMVYHAQRSYYEALLKAGVHIYMYKSPTVLHAKHFTVDDAVSVLGSSNMDMRSFNLNMEISLLIYSKEFVQAMRRVETSYKIKSRQLHLDAWLHRPLRDKFVDNVARLTSSLQ from the coding sequence ATGCAAACAGAAATAGCCTCATTGTTAACGCTTATTGCCGTCTTAATTATTGATATTGGCGTCAGAGTTTTTGCCCTTGGTGTGATTCCTAATAACAGAAAGCCATCAGAAGCAACGGCATGGTTACTGGCGGTCTTTTTCTTCCCGCTTCTTGGCATACTTATATTTCTTGTTTTTGGCCATAGTAAATTGTCTAAAAAAAGACGCGCCAAGCAGCTTTCTATTAATAACCTCATTTATAAAAATACACTAAATAAAGTAGCAATTGCAGAAGAAAACTCACCACCAAACTGGTTTATGTCTATAGCGACGCTTAATTCAAACCTAGGAGCTATGCCACTTGTCGGTGGCAATGACGTTGGTTTAATACAAAATTACAAACAGTCTCTTAAAGACATGGTCACAGCAATAGATGCTGCGAAAAAATATGTACATGTAGAGTTTTATATTATGTCGGTAGATAACACTACGAAAGATTTTTTTGATAGTTTACGGCGTGCTCAAGAACGCGGCGTAGTAGTACGGGTTATGTTTGACCACATAGGCTCATTGCAGTACCCAGGCTACAAAGACATGCTGTCGTTTTTTGACCAACATGACATTAATTACCAGCTGATGTTGCCCATTAAACCACTGCAAGGTAAGGTGCAGCGGCCAGACTTACGCAATCACCGTAAAATTCTTGTAGTTGATGGTGTGGTGGGCTTTATGGGCTCGCAGAATATTATTGATAGCAGTTACAACAAAAAGAAGAATATTAAACGTGGGCTTCATTGGTTAGAACTGATGGTACGTGTGGTTGGCCCTGTGGTGTATGAACTTGACGCTATTTTTGCAGGAGATTGGTATGCCGAAACAGATGAACTGCTTAAAACGCACATTGTTTCTATAGGTAACCCGGTTGTAGATAAAGGTAATATAGACTGCCAAGTAGTGCCAAGTGGCCCTGGTTTTGAAGGCGAAAATAACTTAAAACTATTTACATCACTTATTTATGCAGCCCAACAAAAAATTATTATTGCCAGCCCGTACTTTGTACCAGATGAATCAATGCTCACTGCTATTACAACAGCTGTGCAGCGTGGCATACATGTAGAACTGTATGTATCTGAAATTGGCGATCAACTAATGGTGTATCATGCGCAACGTTCTTACTACGAAGCGTTATTAAAAGCTGGTGTACACATATATATGTATAAATCGCCTACCGTATTGCACGCCAAGCATTTTACGGTAGATGATGCGGTAAGTGTGCTTGGCTCTAGTAATATGGATATGCGTTCATTTAATTTAAATATGGAAATATCGCTGCTTATTTATAGTAAAGAATTTGTGCAAGCCATGCGACGCGTAGAAACATCATATAAGATTAAAAGTCGTCAACTGCACCTTGATGCATGGCTGCATCGGCCACTCCGGGATAAGTTTGTAGATAATGTTGCCCGTCTTACGTCATCGTTACAGTAA
- a CDS encoding metallopeptidase family protein: MIAVSDQEFEAYVTQSIDRLPSPYKENIKNIAFFVTDEPTMQQRKRLGLRPCQSLYGLYEGVPLPARNGNDSNLLPDTITIFKIPHEQHANSEQELRLQIANTVWHEVAHYFGLDHARIHELENKL, from the coding sequence ATGATAGCAGTATCAGACCAAGAATTTGAAGCATACGTCACTCAGTCTATAGACAGGCTTCCCTCCCCATACAAAGAAAACATTAAAAATATTGCTTTTTTTGTGACAGACGAACCAACAATGCAGCAACGCAAGCGCTTAGGGTTGCGTCCGTGCCAATCTTTATACGGCCTTTACGAAGGCGTTCCATTACCAGCCAGGAATGGTAATGATAGTAATTTACTGCCAGATACAATTACTATTTTTAAAATCCCACACGAACAGCACGCCAACAGCGAGCAAGAATTACGCCTGCAAATAGCCAACACAGTGTGGCACGAGGTAGCACATTATTTTGGGCTAGATCACGCGCGGATACATGAACTAGAAAATAAACTATGA
- a CDS encoding SulP family inorganic anion transporter, translating to MFEKLTVTLPIHAVLQTYKRAYIRRDVIAGATVAAVAVPQAMAYAQLAGVNLTAGLYAAMVAMVVYAIMSSSRYVIMGPDAAMAALAGAAVIPLSGGDANRAVALVAILSFFIGLVSIISVIARIGFVAEFLSRPILLGYMAGLALVVIATQLPKVFGIPAPVNTNFLGSIVYLFTNISQTHILTLALGGVTLAIALLLMKGFKRLPVSLLILIIGTFCSWAFDFASNGVAIVGSIPIGLPVPDLPSIELYDLQNLIIPAMAMMLIAYANTIATARSFASRKKETVSSDQELLGLGLSNAASGIYGGIPVSASGVRTAVNYTSRAKTQVSQLFGALFIGVVLAVLSPMLQYLPITMLAVIIILAVLPLFNVKELRSIWHAWRSEAVVAVVTMLGVATLGIYQGLLLAVMLAILNTLRKSAFPNDAILGVADDGSVRDMHRPPKTHEVPGLKMYRFDAPLYFGNATYFRHRVLQIVDESKEPIHWFLWDAETITAIDSTSGQMLLGLIDELKSRKVTFAVARMKGSIRTIVHRSHRLSSTLQHSPHYTSIGNAIEAYRQEYNVPRAYDVKSEDKST from the coding sequence ATGTTCGAAAAACTAACAGTCACCCTACCAATACATGCTGTATTACAAACATATAAACGTGCGTATATACGGCGTGATGTAATTGCTGGAGCAACAGTAGCAGCAGTGGCCGTGCCACAAGCCATGGCGTATGCACAGTTAGCTGGTGTTAATTTAACAGCTGGTTTATACGCAGCCATGGTAGCAATGGTGGTGTATGCAATTATGAGTTCATCGCGCTACGTAATTATGGGTCCAGATGCGGCCATGGCAGCACTCGCTGGGGCAGCCGTTATACCACTTTCTGGTGGCGATGCTAACAGAGCTGTCGCGCTGGTTGCAATATTGTCGTTCTTTATTGGCTTAGTAAGCATTATTAGTGTGATTGCACGCATTGGTTTTGTGGCTGAGTTTTTGTCACGGCCAATACTATTAGGTTACATGGCAGGTCTGGCACTTGTAGTTATTGCCACGCAGTTACCAAAAGTATTTGGCATACCAGCACCGGTAAATACCAACTTTTTAGGTTCGATTGTGTATTTGTTTACGAATATCTCACAAACGCACATCCTGACACTTGCACTCGGCGGGGTTACCTTGGCGATAGCTCTATTACTTATGAAAGGCTTTAAGCGCCTACCTGTCAGCTTGCTGATACTGATTATTGGTACTTTTTGTTCATGGGCATTTGATTTTGCGAGCAATGGCGTTGCTATCGTTGGTAGTATTCCTATTGGCTTACCTGTACCCGACCTGCCGTCTATTGAGTTATATGATTTGCAAAACCTAATTATACCAGCAATGGCGATGATGTTGATTGCCTACGCCAATACTATTGCAACCGCGCGGTCGTTTGCATCTAGGAAAAAAGAAACAGTGAGTTCTGACCAAGAACTACTCGGGCTTGGGCTTTCTAATGCAGCGTCTGGCATTTACGGTGGTATACCAGTGTCTGCAAGTGGTGTACGCACAGCAGTAAACTATACAAGCCGTGCTAAAACGCAAGTTTCGCAACTGTTTGGTGCGCTATTTATTGGTGTGGTACTTGCGGTGTTATCACCAATGTTACAGTATTTGCCTATAACAATGCTGGCGGTCATTATAATTTTGGCGGTATTGCCTTTGTTTAACGTAAAAGAGTTACGTTCTATTTGGCATGCATGGCGTAGTGAAGCAGTAGTCGCTGTAGTAACAATGCTTGGAGTTGCCACGTTAGGTATTTACCAAGGCTTACTATTGGCAGTGATGCTTGCAATACTTAATACATTGCGCAAAAGTGCCTTCCCTAACGATGCAATTCTTGGTGTTGCAGATGACGGATCGGTCCGCGATATGCACCGCCCACCCAAGACACATGAAGTGCCAGGGCTTAAAATGTATCGTTTTGATGCACCTCTATATTTTGGCAATGCCACGTATTTTCGGCACCGGGTACTGCAAATTGTAGATGAATCTAAAGAGCCTATTCACTGGTTTTTATGGGATGCAGAAACAATAACTGCTATAGATTCTACGTCTGGGCAAATGCTTCTAGGGCTCATAGACGAGCTAAAATCACGTAAAGTAACCTTTGCGGTTGCGAGGATGAAAGGGTCTATAAGAACAATTGTGCATCGTTCGCACCGCCTAAGTAGCACGCTACAGCATTCACCACACTATACATCTATTGGCAACGCTATAGAGGCATACCGGCAAGAATACAATGTGCCACGTGCGTACGATGTAAAATCAGAAGATAAATCAACCTGA